Proteins from a genomic interval of Geodermatophilus obscurus DSM 43160:
- a CDS encoding organic hydroperoxide resistance protein: MDRVYTAEATASGARTGEVSSSDGRLTASLSRPAEMGGDDGPGTNPEQLFAAGYAACFHSAMRFALRDLGLTPQALEGSSVTAEVHFLRAAPGDFGLGVDLWARLPQLDDEQARQLVEKTHTVCPYSRATAGNVEVGLHVVPASSAA; encoded by the coding sequence ATGGACCGCGTCTACACGGCTGAGGCAACGGCGTCCGGAGCCCGCACCGGGGAGGTCAGCTCCTCCGACGGCCGGCTGACGGCGAGCCTGTCCCGCCCGGCGGAGATGGGCGGGGACGACGGTCCGGGCACCAACCCCGAGCAGCTGTTCGCCGCCGGCTACGCCGCCTGCTTCCACAGCGCCATGCGCTTCGCGCTCCGGGACCTCGGGCTGACCCCGCAGGCGCTCGAGGGCTCCTCGGTCACCGCGGAGGTGCACTTCCTGCGCGCGGCACCCGGTGACTTCGGCCTCGGCGTCGACCTCTGGGCGCGGCTGCCGCAGCTGGACGACGAGCAGGCCCGGCAGCTCGTGGAGAAGACGCACACCGTCTGCCCGTACTCGCGCGCCACGGCGGGCAACGTCGAGGTCGGGCTGCACGTCGTCCCGGCGTCCTCCGCCGCCTGA
- a CDS encoding UdgX family uracil-DNA binding protein (This protein belongs to the uracil DNA glycosylase superfamily, members of which act in excision repair of DNA. However, it belongs more specifically to UdgX branch, whose founding member was found to bind uracil in DNA (where it does not belong), without cleaving it, appears to promote DNA repair by a pathway involving RecA, rather than base excision.) produces MSQENVPAQPPTGVGLDGLRAAAAGCRACELWEGTTQTVFGEGPETARIVFVGEQPGDQEDRRGEPFVGPAGRLLDKALAEAGIDRRDAYITNAVKHFRFKPTGKRRIHQTPGPEHLRACRPWLEAEFAVLQPEVVVCLGATAAKALISPSFRITKERGQLFPWTPPGADTLFAAADDEEAPHQTWMLATTHPSAILRTPDEARDAAYDALVADLRVVAHALA; encoded by the coding sequence ATGAGCCAGGAGAACGTGCCGGCGCAGCCGCCGACCGGGGTGGGGCTCGACGGGCTGCGCGCGGCGGCCGCCGGGTGCCGGGCCTGCGAGCTGTGGGAGGGCACGACCCAGACGGTGTTCGGCGAGGGGCCGGAGACCGCCCGCATCGTCTTCGTGGGCGAGCAGCCGGGCGACCAGGAGGACCGCAGGGGCGAGCCGTTCGTCGGCCCGGCCGGGCGGCTGCTGGACAAGGCGCTGGCCGAGGCCGGCATCGACCGCCGGGACGCCTACATCACCAACGCGGTCAAGCACTTCCGGTTCAAGCCGACCGGCAAGCGGCGGATCCACCAGACCCCCGGTCCGGAGCACCTGCGGGCCTGCCGACCGTGGCTGGAGGCCGAGTTCGCCGTCCTGCAGCCCGAGGTCGTCGTCTGCCTGGGCGCGACCGCCGCCAAGGCGCTGATCTCGCCGTCGTTCCGGATCACCAAGGAGCGCGGCCAGCTGTTCCCCTGGACCCCGCCGGGCGCCGACACGCTGTTCGCCGCGGCCGACGACGAAGAGGCGCCGCACCAGACGTGGATGCTGGCCACCACGCACCCCTCGGCGATCCTGCGCACGCCGGACGAGGCCCGCGACGCCGCCTACGACGCCCTCGTCGCCGACCTCCGGGTCGTGGCCCACGCCCTCGCCTGA
- a CDS encoding ABC transporter ATP-binding protein, whose protein sequence is MAGKRVLEFDGLRKSYGANRVLDGVSFAVAPGSMFGFCGSNGAGKTTTMRIAMGLVRADAGEVRWQGRPLDQALRRRIGYMPEERGLYPKMRVGEQLAYFARLHGLDGAAAARAAEHWADRLGLGERRRDQVEKLSLGNQQRVQLAAALVSRPEVLILDEPFSGLDPVGVDALAEALLEQVRGGVPVVFSSHQLDLVERLCDAVGILARGAMVATGPVAELRRRESGRLLRVVVPDAPPGWAAALPGVQVVSERAGDTLLELAPGADDQAVLAAALRTGRVGHFAWREPSLVELFREAVAEPAGVAA, encoded by the coding sequence GTGGCGGGGAAGCGCGTGCTGGAGTTCGACGGGTTGCGCAAGAGCTACGGGGCCAACCGGGTGCTGGACGGCGTCTCCTTCGCCGTCGCCCCGGGCTCGATGTTCGGGTTCTGCGGCTCCAACGGGGCCGGCAAGACGACGACGATGCGGATCGCCATGGGGCTGGTCCGCGCCGACGCCGGCGAGGTGCGCTGGCAGGGGCGTCCGCTGGACCAGGCGCTGCGCCGCCGGATCGGCTACATGCCGGAGGAGCGCGGCCTGTACCCGAAGATGCGGGTCGGCGAGCAGCTGGCCTACTTCGCCCGGCTGCACGGCCTGGACGGCGCGGCAGCCGCCCGCGCCGCAGAGCACTGGGCCGACCGGCTCGGCCTCGGGGAGCGCCGCCGCGACCAGGTGGAGAAGCTGTCGCTGGGCAACCAGCAGCGGGTGCAGCTGGCCGCGGCGCTGGTCAGCCGGCCGGAGGTGCTCATCCTCGACGAGCCGTTCTCCGGGCTGGACCCGGTGGGCGTCGACGCGCTCGCCGAGGCGCTGCTCGAGCAGGTGCGCGGCGGCGTCCCGGTCGTCTTCTCCAGCCACCAGCTCGACCTGGTCGAGCGGCTCTGCGACGCCGTCGGCATCCTCGCCCGCGGGGCCATGGTCGCCACCGGTCCGGTCGCCGAGCTGCGCCGCCGCGAGTCCGGCCGGCTGCTGCGGGTCGTCGTCCCCGACGCGCCGCCGGGCTGGGCGGCCGCGCTGCCCGGCGTGCAGGTGGTGTCCGAGCGGGCCGGTGACACCCTGCTGGAGCTCGCCCCGGGCGCCGACGACCAGGCCGTGCTCGCCGCGGCGCTGCGCACCGGCCGGGTCGGCCACTTCGCCTGGCGGGAGCCGAGCCTGGTGGAGCTGTTCCGCGAGGCCGTCGCCGAGCCGGCCGGGGTCGCCGCGTGA
- a CDS encoding ABC transporter permease, which yields MTASGPRTPGSAALVRLVAAREVSSRIRDKNFIVSSAVILLLLLGMMVFQVAVGGVEAGRIAVVADDGRLGPALEAQGEAVGVEVQVVDTTGAADARAAVEAGEVDAALLDGTGPAPELLLVDRDPALEAVVGGAVSGLAVSDRLLEAGVDLQSIPEVAVTPLGDGEDDGQQVVVAVIGIVVLYGLLFLFAQFVAQGVVEEKSSRVVELLLATMRPWQLLAGKILGLGLLGLGQIVVIGVVGVAGALAFDLVDVPGELIGTVATVIAWFVLGYAFYACVFAVAASLVSRQEDLGSVLTPASMLLVVGFFVAFQAASEPSGTLATVTSFVPGLSPLVMPVRQAAGEAAGWEVALAVVLMLVAVGLAVRLGGRVYSGALLRTSGKTRLREALRAERA from the coding sequence GTGACGGCGTCCGGGCCCCGCACCCCGGGCAGCGCCGCGCTGGTCCGGCTGGTCGCCGCGCGCGAGGTCTCCAGCCGCATCCGCGACAAGAACTTCATCGTGAGCTCGGCGGTCATCCTCCTGCTGCTGCTCGGGATGATGGTCTTCCAGGTGGCGGTCGGCGGCGTCGAGGCCGGCCGGATCGCCGTCGTGGCCGACGACGGCCGGCTCGGGCCCGCCCTCGAGGCGCAGGGCGAGGCAGTGGGCGTCGAGGTGCAGGTCGTCGACACCACCGGCGCAGCCGACGCGCGGGCCGCCGTCGAGGCCGGGGAGGTCGACGCCGCCCTGCTCGACGGCACCGGCCCCGCTCCCGAGCTGCTGCTCGTCGACCGGGATCCCGCGCTGGAGGCGGTCGTCGGCGGTGCGGTCAGCGGGCTGGCCGTCTCCGACCGGCTGCTGGAGGCCGGCGTCGACCTGCAGTCGATCCCCGAGGTGGCGGTCACCCCGCTCGGCGACGGGGAGGACGACGGCCAGCAGGTGGTCGTGGCGGTCATCGGCATCGTCGTCCTCTACGGCCTGCTGTTCCTGTTCGCGCAGTTCGTCGCTCAAGGCGTGGTGGAGGAGAAGTCCAGCCGCGTGGTGGAGCTCCTGCTGGCCACCATGCGGCCGTGGCAGCTGCTCGCCGGCAAGATCCTGGGCCTCGGCCTGCTGGGGCTCGGGCAGATCGTCGTCATCGGCGTGGTCGGGGTCGCCGGCGCGCTGGCGTTCGACTTGGTCGACGTCCCCGGTGAGCTGATCGGCACCGTGGCCACCGTCATCGCCTGGTTCGTCCTCGGCTACGCCTTCTACGCCTGCGTCTTCGCCGTGGCGGCCTCGCTGGTCAGCCGGCAGGAGGACCTCGGCAGCGTGCTCACGCCGGCGTCGATGCTGCTGGTCGTGGGGTTCTTCGTGGCGTTCCAGGCCGCCAGCGAACCCAGCGGCACGCTGGCCACGGTCACCTCCTTCGTGCCCGGCCTCTCGCCGCTGGTGATGCCGGTGCGCCAGGCGGCCGGGGAGGCGGCGGGCTGGGAGGTGGCGCTGGCCGTCGTCCTCATGCTGGTGGCCGTCGGGCTCGCCGTCCGCCTGGGCGGGCGGGTCTACTCCGGCGCCCTGCTGCGCACCAGCGGGAAGACCCGGCTGCGCGAGGCGCTGCGCGCCGAGCGGGCCTGA
- a CDS encoding tetratricopeptide repeat protein has translation MREDLDGRLRRLRACRDADAVIELGCDLAEAGRDLDAERCFRRAAELGDSLGWFNLGNSLAARGRVEEAVDAYERALAGGERDAWVNLGLVLEQLGDLAGAMRAYRGAGAAGDTQGGLQLAFLLHEQGEHEQALAVAADLAATGDDVAAAVVACWRWAASHDTALEVDLRAGADRFAGTRVALASLLRTTGRTAEARFTLERGAKLGELQAWLPLGNFYVEDLDDVEAAEEAYRAGIAAGDGYCHHNLAVLLADRGDLDGAVEHFRLGAAGGDDLAERALRELGG, from the coding sequence ATGCGGGAGGACCTCGACGGGCGCCTCCGGAGGCTGCGCGCCTGCCGGGACGCCGACGCCGTCATCGAGCTGGGTTGCGACCTGGCCGAGGCCGGGCGTGACCTGGACGCCGAGCGCTGCTTCCGCCGGGCCGCCGAGCTGGGGGACTCGCTCGGCTGGTTCAACCTCGGCAACTCGCTGGCCGCCCGCGGCCGGGTCGAGGAGGCCGTCGACGCCTACGAGCGGGCGCTGGCCGGCGGCGAGCGCGACGCCTGGGTCAACCTCGGCCTGGTGCTCGAGCAGCTCGGCGACCTGGCCGGCGCGATGCGCGCCTACCGCGGTGCCGGCGCGGCCGGGGACACCCAGGGCGGCCTGCAGCTGGCGTTCCTGCTGCACGAGCAGGGCGAGCACGAGCAGGCCCTCGCGGTGGCGGCCGACCTCGCCGCGACGGGGGACGACGTTGCCGCCGCGGTGGTCGCCTGCTGGCGGTGGGCCGCCTCGCACGACACCGCCCTGGAGGTCGACCTGCGCGCCGGGGCCGATCGCTTCGCCGGCACCCGCGTGGCGCTGGCCTCGCTGCTGCGAACGACCGGCCGGACGGCGGAGGCCCGCTTCACCCTCGAGCGGGGCGCGAAGCTCGGCGAGCTCCAGGCGTGGTTGCCGCTGGGCAACTTCTACGTCGAGGACCTCGACGACGTGGAGGCGGCCGAGGAGGCCTACCGCGCCGGCATCGCCGCCGGCGACGGCTACTGCCACCACAACCTGGCCGTGCTGCTGGCCGACCGCGGCGACCTCGACGGCGCGGTCGAGCACTTCCGGCTCGGTGCGGCCGGCGGCGACGACCTCGCCGAGCGGGCGCTGCGCGAGCTCGGCGGCTGA
- a CDS encoding class E sortase, whose translation MSTAPADLLRTAARGVGQLLLTAGYVLLLFVVYELWVTDLLSNARQDELTAELREEWAAPAAVPAELQGGEAFAMLHIPRLGADYARAVVEGTGTEDLEQGPGHYRGTAMPGEQGNFAVAGHRVGRGSPFLEIDELRTGDPVVVETADSWFVYRVLGPADVVPGQQVVSPYDVSVIAPTPNGPPDGAPTGAYLTLTTCHPEYSARERLIVHAVLEGGPVSRAEAPEGPPALRGV comes from the coding sequence GTGTCCACGGCTCCGGCAGACCTCCTGCGCACCGCAGCACGCGGCGTCGGGCAGCTGCTGCTCACCGCCGGCTACGTCCTGCTGCTCTTCGTCGTCTACGAGCTGTGGGTGACCGATCTGCTGAGCAACGCCCGCCAGGACGAGCTGACCGCCGAGCTGCGCGAGGAGTGGGCGGCGCCGGCCGCCGTCCCGGCCGAGCTGCAGGGCGGCGAGGCGTTCGCGATGCTGCACATCCCGCGGCTGGGGGCCGACTACGCCAGGGCCGTCGTCGAGGGCACCGGCACCGAGGACCTCGAGCAGGGGCCGGGCCACTACCGCGGCACCGCCATGCCCGGCGAGCAGGGCAACTTCGCGGTCGCCGGGCACCGGGTGGGCCGCGGGTCGCCGTTCCTGGAGATCGACGAGCTGCGTACCGGCGACCCGGTCGTCGTCGAGACCGCCGACAGCTGGTTCGTCTACCGGGTGCTCGGCCCGGCGGACGTCGTGCCCGGCCAGCAGGTCGTCTCGCCCTACGACGTGTCGGTCATCGCGCCGACGCCGAACGGCCCGCCCGACGGCGCGCCGACGGGCGCCTACCTGACCCTGACCACCTGCCACCCCGAGTACTCCGCACGCGAGCGGCTGATCGTGCACGCCGTGCTCGAGGGCGGGCCGGTGAGCCGCGCCGAGGCACCCGAGGGCCCGCCGGCCCTGCGGGGAGTGTGA
- a CDS encoding SMP-30/gluconolactonase/LRE family protein yields the protein MHRLPATPAPGLSPAQHGEGPTWDADRGELLWVDITAGQVRRAAIGADGSLTETGVHHGGDTVGAVVPAAGGGWLLAADGGFTHLGADGTARALITLAGEGGTEADGGTRMNDAACDPAGRFLAGTMAFDERPGAGALYRLDLDGTVTTVLDDLTVSNGIGWSPGGRTVYLADSGPGVVHAFDYDLGSGAFGDGRVLLRFDGDDGVADGLTVDDEGCLWTALWGGGQVRRWSPDGELLAVVEVPGVAQTSSCAFAGPGRDLLVVSTSAQGLDDAARAAQPDAGRLFTARPGGTGPPATPYRGPLGGLRQEA from the coding sequence GTGCACCGACTCCCCGCCACGCCCGCACCCGGCCTGTCCCCCGCCCAGCACGGTGAGGGCCCGACCTGGGACGCCGACCGCGGCGAGCTGCTGTGGGTGGACATCACGGCCGGGCAGGTGCGGCGGGCCGCGATCGGGGCCGACGGCAGCCTCACCGAGACCGGGGTGCACCACGGCGGGGACACCGTCGGCGCCGTCGTCCCGGCGGCGGGCGGCGGGTGGCTGCTCGCCGCGGACGGCGGCTTCACCCACCTCGGGGCCGACGGCACCGCCCGGGCGCTGATCACGCTGGCCGGCGAGGGCGGCACCGAGGCCGACGGCGGCACCCGGATGAACGACGCGGCCTGCGACCCGGCCGGCCGGTTCCTCGCCGGCACCATGGCCTTCGACGAGCGGCCCGGCGCCGGCGCGCTGTACCGGCTGGACCTCGACGGCACCGTCACGACCGTGCTGGACGACCTGACCGTCTCCAACGGCATCGGCTGGTCGCCGGGCGGGCGCACCGTCTACCTCGCCGACTCCGGCCCCGGCGTGGTGCACGCCTTCGACTACGACCTCGGGTCCGGCGCCTTCGGCGACGGCCGCGTGCTGCTGCGGTTCGACGGGGACGACGGCGTCGCCGACGGGCTCACCGTCGACGACGAGGGCTGCCTCTGGACCGCGCTGTGGGGTGGCGGGCAGGTGCGCCGCTGGTCCCCGGACGGCGAGCTGCTCGCCGTCGTCGAGGTGCCCGGGGTGGCCCAGACGTCGAGCTGCGCCTTCGCCGGGCCCGGGCGCGACCTGCTCGTGGTGAGCACCTCGGCGCAGGGCCTGGACGACGCCGCGCGGGCCGCCCAGCCCGACGCCGGCCGGCTGTTCACCGCCCGCCCCGGGGGAACCGGCCCGCCGGCGACCCCCTACCGCGGCCCGCTGGGGGGTCTGCGCCAAGAGGCCTGA
- the ppc gene encoding phosphoenolpyruvate carboxylase, whose product MSEATVDVADLRHHGGAEEDGADAADAPLREDIRLLGRVLGEVIREQSGDDVLALVEATRVEAFRLRRSEVDRADVAARLDGLDVRSANHVIRAFSHFSLLANLAEDVHHERRRRFHRLEGSPPQKGSLAATFELLDAAHLDADVVARELAGALVSPVVTAHPTEVRRRTISRVQRQVTELIRRRDRSAPGEADDPAWSGELQRAVLTLWQTALLRLSRLRLADEIDEALRYYEMSLFEVVPAINAELRRALHARWPSAGSDRPVLRPGSWIGGDRDGNPFVTADAVHLASTRQAQTALGHHLSELLALHDELSMSDRLITPTPELAQLAAASGDDSRFRADEPYRRALYGVHARLAATAQRVLGSVPGPPPHAVLEPYATPEEVLADLATVDASLRAHGAAALADDRLARLREAVEVFGFHLAGLDMRQNSAVHAEVLAELFAWAGVCPDYAALDEKQRVELLVGELRMRRPLVRPDAALSDLARGELDVLLAAADQVRALGPEAVPNYVISMCESVSDVLEVAVLLKEVGLLDPGGDGGPTCPVGISPLFETIGDLQHAAETLTAVLGQPLYRALLRNRGDVQEVMLGYSDSNKDGGYLAANWALYRAELALVEVARREGVRLRLFHGRGGTVGRGGGPSYDAIRAQPPGAVAGALRITEQGEVIAAKYAEPDRARRNLEAMVAATLEASLLDTEGLGDDAEPAYALLDDLAARAQQAYRALVHETPGFVEWFRAATPIGELAELNIGSRPPSRKAGDSIADLRAIPWVFSWSQARIMLPGWYGTGSALESWVEGDPARLTRLQELHRRWPWFRTMLSNMGMVLAKTDLDLAARYAELVPDEQLRHRVFDQLTAEHERSCRMLLAVTGDDRLLADNPALARSIRNRFPYLEPLHHLQVEMLRRRRGHDGQDGDDDELVRRNIQLTINGIATALRNSG is encoded by the coding sequence GTGTCCGAAGCCACCGTCGACGTCGCCGACCTGCGCCACCACGGAGGAGCCGAGGAGGACGGAGCCGACGCCGCCGACGCCCCGCTGCGCGAGGACATCCGGCTGCTCGGCCGGGTCCTCGGCGAGGTGATCCGCGAGCAGTCGGGGGACGACGTCCTCGCGCTCGTCGAGGCCACCCGCGTGGAGGCCTTCCGGCTGCGCCGCTCGGAGGTCGACCGCGCCGACGTCGCCGCCCGGCTGGACGGCCTCGACGTCCGCTCGGCCAACCACGTCATCCGCGCGTTCAGCCACTTCTCGCTGCTGGCCAACCTCGCCGAGGACGTGCACCACGAGCGCCGCCGCCGCTTCCACCGCCTGGAGGGCTCGCCGCCGCAGAAGGGCAGCCTGGCGGCGACCTTCGAGCTGCTCGACGCCGCGCACCTCGACGCCGACGTCGTCGCCCGCGAGCTGGCCGGCGCACTGGTCTCCCCGGTCGTCACCGCGCACCCGACCGAGGTCCGCCGCCGCACCATCTCCCGCGTGCAGCGGCAGGTCACCGAGCTGATCCGCCGGCGGGACCGCTCCGCCCCCGGGGAGGCCGACGACCCGGCGTGGTCGGGGGAGCTGCAGCGCGCGGTGCTCACCCTCTGGCAGACGGCCCTGCTGCGGCTGTCCCGGCTGCGGCTGGCCGACGAGATCGACGAGGCGCTGCGCTACTACGAGATGTCGCTGTTCGAGGTGGTCCCGGCGATCAACGCCGAGCTGCGCCGCGCCCTGCACGCGCGCTGGCCGTCGGCCGGGTCGGACCGACCGGTGCTGCGGCCGGGCTCGTGGATCGGCGGCGACCGCGACGGCAACCCCTTCGTCACCGCCGATGCCGTCCACCTGGCCAGCACCCGGCAGGCCCAGACGGCGCTGGGCCACCACCTGTCCGAGCTGCTGGCGCTGCACGACGAGCTGTCGATGTCCGATCGGCTGATCACGCCGACGCCTGAGCTGGCGCAGCTGGCCGCGGCCTCCGGCGACGACTCGCGGTTCCGCGCCGACGAGCCCTACCGCCGTGCCCTGTACGGCGTGCACGCCCGGCTGGCCGCGACGGCTCAGCGGGTGCTCGGGTCGGTGCCCGGCCCGCCGCCGCACGCCGTCCTCGAGCCCTACGCGACCCCCGAGGAGGTGCTGGCCGACCTCGCCACGGTCGACGCCTCGCTGCGCGCGCACGGCGCCGCTGCGCTGGCCGACGACCGGCTGGCCCGGCTGCGGGAGGCCGTGGAGGTCTTCGGCTTCCACCTGGCGGGGCTGGACATGCGGCAGAACTCCGCCGTCCACGCCGAGGTGCTGGCCGAGCTGTTCGCCTGGGCGGGGGTCTGCCCCGACTACGCGGCGCTGGACGAGAAGCAGCGGGTCGAGCTGCTGGTCGGCGAGCTGCGGATGCGCCGCCCGCTGGTCCGCCCGGACGCCGCGCTCTCCGACCTGGCCCGTGGCGAGCTCGACGTGCTGCTCGCCGCGGCCGACCAGGTCCGCGCGCTGGGGCCGGAGGCCGTGCCGAACTACGTCATCAGCATGTGCGAGTCGGTCAGCGACGTCCTCGAGGTCGCCGTCCTGCTCAAGGAGGTGGGCCTGCTCGACCCCGGCGGGGACGGCGGTCCCACCTGCCCGGTCGGCATCTCCCCGCTGTTCGAGACCATCGGCGACCTGCAGCACGCCGCGGAGACGCTGACCGCCGTCCTGGGCCAGCCGCTCTACCGGGCGCTGCTGCGCAATCGGGGTGACGTGCAGGAAGTCATGCTCGGCTACTCCGACAGCAACAAGGACGGCGGCTACCTCGCGGCCAACTGGGCGCTCTACCGGGCCGAGCTGGCGCTGGTCGAGGTCGCCCGGCGCGAGGGCGTCCGGCTGCGGCTGTTCCACGGCCGCGGCGGCACCGTCGGCCGCGGCGGCGGGCCCAGCTACGACGCGATCCGGGCCCAGCCGCCCGGTGCGGTGGCCGGGGCGCTGCGGATCACCGAGCAGGGCGAGGTCATCGCCGCCAAGTACGCCGAGCCCGACCGCGCCCGGCGCAACCTGGAGGCCATGGTCGCGGCCACGCTGGAGGCCAGCCTGCTCGACACCGAGGGCCTGGGGGACGACGCCGAGCCGGCCTACGCCCTGCTCGACGACCTGGCCGCCCGCGCCCAGCAGGCCTACCGGGCGCTGGTGCACGAGACGCCGGGCTTCGTCGAGTGGTTCCGCGCGGCCACCCCGATCGGCGAGCTGGCCGAGCTGAACATCGGCAGCCGGCCGCCGTCGCGCAAGGCGGGGGACTCGATCGCCGACCTGCGCGCCATCCCCTGGGTGTTCAGCTGGTCGCAGGCGCGGATCATGCTGCCCGGCTGGTACGGCACCGGGTCGGCCCTGGAGAGCTGGGTCGAGGGCGACCCGGCCCGGCTCACGCGGCTGCAGGAGCTGCACAGGCGCTGGCCGTGGTTCCGCACGATGCTGTCCAACATGGGCATGGTGCTGGCCAAGACCGACCTCGACCTGGCCGCCCGCTACGCCGAGCTGGTGCCCGACGAGCAGCTGCGGCACCGGGTGTTCGACCAGCTGACCGCCGAGCACGAGCGCAGCTGCCGGATGCTGCTGGCGGTCACCGGCGACGACCGGCTGCTGGCCGACAACCCGGCGCTGGCGCGGTCGATCCGCAACCGCTTCCCCTACCTCGAGCCCCTGCACCACCTGCAGGTGGAGATGCTGCGCCGGCGCCGCGGGCACGACGGGCAGGACGGGGACGACGACGAGCTGGTCCGCCGCAACATCCAGCTGACCATCAACGGCATCGCCACGGCCCTGCGCAACAGTGGCTGA
- a CDS encoding inositol monophosphatase family protein, with amino-acid sequence MAEPQLEERAGPGPLDLRVATGSGQVQAAARALGVAPAALATALPDPGLRLLVDDLGAVALLRREWGADGHAEAVLVRRRGARIDQPAVLAAASAWGCERVRDGRGDDVRPVPPPADDTPLADRFLHHAALAATRVEVAVALARDAGQDTTKADGSPSLGADEAAHLAAAHALRPLGVTVLSEERSDRPVPDEEPWVVLDPLDGTGNFRAGLAPWAFSAALVRDGRPVAGLVADLSSGRRWSGAVGAGARRDGVPVRPRDAGTVVAPTAPSGSAVVVPASARRVRVTGCTAVDVCLVADGAAGAWQNLDRSGTHVHDVAGGLALLAAAGGVALGPDGAPLRLRPDTETLIRFVAAGTEQRARELLRELA; translated from the coding sequence GTGGCTGAGCCGCAGCTGGAGGAGCGCGCCGGCCCGGGCCCGCTGGACCTCCGGGTGGCGACGGGCTCCGGCCAGGTCCAGGCCGCGGCCCGGGCCCTCGGCGTCGCGCCCGCCGCCCTCGCGACCGCGCTCCCCGACCCCGGTCTGCGGCTGCTCGTCGACGACCTGGGCGCCGTCGCGCTGCTGCGCCGCGAGTGGGGTGCCGACGGGCACGCCGAGGCGGTGCTCGTCCGCCGGCGCGGCGCCCGGATCGACCAGCCCGCCGTCCTCGCCGCCGCGTCGGCGTGGGGCTGCGAGCGGGTCCGCGACGGCCGGGGGGACGACGTCCGGCCCGTCCCGCCGCCGGCGGACGACACCCCGCTGGCCGACCGCTTCCTCCACCACGCCGCCCTGGCCGCCACCCGCGTCGAGGTGGCCGTCGCGCTGGCCCGCGACGCCGGTCAGGACACCACCAAGGCCGACGGCAGCCCGTCGCTGGGCGCCGACGAGGCCGCGCACCTGGCGGCGGCCCACGCGCTGCGCCCGCTCGGCGTGACCGTGCTCAGCGAGGAGCGCTCCGACCGCCCGGTCCCCGATGAGGAGCCGTGGGTGGTGCTCGACCCCCTCGACGGCACGGGCAACTTCCGCGCCGGGCTGGCGCCGTGGGCGTTCTCCGCCGCGCTGGTGCGGGACGGCCGGCCGGTCGCGGGCCTGGTCGCCGACCTCTCGTCGGGCCGCCGCTGGTCGGGCGCGGTCGGTGCGGGGGCGCGGCGCGACGGCGTGCCGGTCCGACCGCGGGACGCCGGTACGGTGGTCGCGCCCACCGCCCCGTCGGGGTCGGCCGTGGTCGTGCCGGCCAGCGCCCGCCGGGTCCGGGTGACCGGCTGCACCGCGGTCGACGTCTGCCTGGTCGCCGACGGCGCGGCCGGGGCGTGGCAGAACCTCGACCGCAGCGGCACCCACGTGCACGACGTCGCCGGCGGGCTGGCACTGCTCGCCGCCGCCGGCGGGGTGGCGCTGGGCCCGGACGGCGCGCCGCTGCGGCTGCGGCCGGACACCGAGACGCTCATCCGGTTCGTCGCCGCGGGCACCGAGCAGCGGGCGCGGGAGCTGCTGCGCGAGCTGGCCTGA